From a region of the uncultured Desulfatiglans sp. genome:
- a CDS encoding Chaperone protein DnaJ (fragment) — translation MAFKDYYRVLEVEPEASCQEIKKAYRRLALAYHPDRNRGDPACEERLKEINEAYQVLGDEAKRSGYDGLCRTAENGFAPHRADWEGVLFEMMQTFARSGFGPGRPGGCRGGGFGKRGCRWKNWNF, via the coding sequence TTGGCATTCAAAGATTATTACCGGGTGTTGGAGGTCGAGCCTGAAGCATCGTGTCAGGAGATCAAGAAGGCCTACAGGCGTCTGGCGCTGGCCTACCATCCCGATAGGAACCGGGGGGACCCGGCCTGTGAAGAGCGGCTGAAGGAGATCAATGAGGCCTACCAGGTGCTGGGTGACGAAGCGAAGAGAAGCGGGTATGACGGCCTTTGCCGGACCGCAGAGAATGGGTTTGCGCCGCACCGGGCGGACTGGGAAGGTGTGTTGTTCGAGATGATGCAGACCTTTGCGCGCTCGGGCTTCGGCCCGGGACGGCCCGGCGGATGCAGGGGCGGTGGCTTCGGAAAAAGGGGCTGCCGGTGGAAAAACTGGAATTTTTAA
- a CDS encoding hypothetical protein (Evidence 5 : Unknown function): protein MPDRREWVCAAPGGLGRCVVRDDADLCALGLRPGTARRMQGRWLRKKGLPVEKLEFLSMVLEEIKWVTNLKWMLKSV from the coding sequence TTGCCGGACCGCAGAGAATGGGTTTGCGCCGCACCGGGCGGACTGGGAAGGTGTGTTGTTCGAGATGATGCAGACCTTTGCGCGCTCGGGCTTCGGCCCGGGACGGCCCGGCGGATGCAGGGGCGGTGGCTTCGGAAAAAGGGGCTGCCGGTGGAAAAACTGGAATTTTTAAGCATGGTTTTGGAGGAGATCAAATGGGTTACAAACCTGAAGTGGATGCTGAAAAGTGTGTAG
- a CDS encoding Ferredoxin-3, with the protein MGYKPEVDAEKCVGCGECVEVCPVDVYEIIDEKSVPVNEDECLGCESCVEVCEHEAITVSEV; encoded by the coding sequence ATGGGTTACAAACCTGAAGTGGATGCTGAAAAGTGTGTAGGATGCGGTGAATGCGTGGAGGTCTGTCCTGTTGACGTCTATGAAATTATCGACGAAAAATCGGTGCCGGTCAATGAGGACGAGTGCCTCGGCTGCGAAAGCTGCGTAGAGGTTTGCGAGCACGAGGCGATTACCGTCTCGGAGGTTTGA
- a CDS encoding conserved hypothetical protein (Evidence 4 : Unknown function but conserved in other organisms), giving the protein MCLSTVYMDSGEQQTEIMKDVARIKAEGRGFWLYDMFGDKQYVEGTIETVNLMDGYFVLHRAGGSH; this is encoded by the coding sequence ATGTGCTTGAGTACGGTTTATATGGATTCGGGAGAACAGCAAACGGAAATCATGAAGGATGTAGCCCGGATCAAGGCCGAGGGCCGCGGTTTTTGGCTCTACGACATGTTCGGCGACAAACAATATGTTGAAGGGACGATCGAGACGGTCAACCTGATGGATGGGTATTTCGTGCTGCATCGGGCAGGTGGATCGCACTGA
- a CDS encoding TetR-family transcriptional regulator: MAITDREMEKSRRQEKIFRTAARVLCNLGYEKASLRDIAEATHMTKAGLYYYFKSKEDLLYQLLDGYMDELIRGIREIHERLEDPHEFLKEAIRFQVGMYHRDSIRSKLIIHDENCLSGAYYRKLKDKQREYISYWRNGLERLCLNESIKLDFLSVYVNFLVGICNWIYQWYNARGDVKPDDLAERIYDFFLYGINGNRVTD, from the coding sequence ATGGCAATCACCGACCGGGAAATGGAAAAGTCGCGGCGTCAGGAGAAAATTTTCCGCACAGCTGCGAGGGTTTTGTGCAACCTCGGGTACGAAAAAGCCTCCTTGCGCGACATCGCCGAGGCCACCCACATGACCAAGGCCGGCCTCTACTACTACTTCAAGAGCAAGGAGGATCTCCTCTACCAGCTTCTGGATGGATATATGGATGAACTGATCAGGGGCATCCGAGAGATCCACGAACGACTGGAGGATCCGCATGAATTCCTGAAGGAGGCGATCCGTTTCCAGGTCGGGATGTACCATCGCGACAGCATCCGCAGCAAGCTAATCATTCATGACGAAAACTGTCTGAGCGGCGCCTATTACCGAAAACTGAAGGACAAGCAGCGCGAATACATCTCCTACTGGCGTAACGGGCTCGAACGGCTTTGCCTGAACGAGTCGATCAAACTCGATTTTTTGTCGGTCTACGTCAACTTTCTGGTCGGGATCTGCAACTGGATCTACCAGTGGTACAATGCAAGAGGCGATGTCAAACCTGACGACCTCGCCGAACGGATATACGACTTCTTCCTGTACGGGATCAACGGCAACCGCGTGACCGACTGA
- a CDS encoding Response regulator receiver domain protein, whose product MEKRNLLEGKKVLIVDDEPDVLESLEELLSDCKVTSADHFEAAKDLLESERFDIAILDIMGVNGYELLDIANKRGVIPVMLTAHALTPQDAAKSFRSGAASYLPKEEMLNLETFLNDILEAKEKGKSFWWRWFDRLGDYYDRKFGPDWKEADKDIWDMIKYGA is encoded by the coding sequence ATGGAAAAGAGGAACCTGCTGGAAGGAAAGAAGGTGCTGATCGTCGATGACGAGCCCGATGTGCTTGAATCGCTCGAAGAGCTGCTTTCGGACTGCAAGGTGACATCGGCGGACCATTTCGAGGCCGCCAAGGACCTGCTCGAAAGCGAGCGCTTCGACATCGCGATCCTTGACATCATGGGCGTGAACGGTTACGAACTGCTTGATATCGCCAACAAGAGAGGCGTAATCCCCGTCATGCTGACGGCCCATGCCCTGACCCCCCAGGACGCCGCAAAGTCGTTCAGGTCGGGGGCGGCTTCCTACCTGCCGAAGGAGGAAATGCTGAACCTCGAGACCTTCCTCAACGACATTCTGGAAGCCAAGGAAAAAGGCAAAAGCTTCTGGTGGCGGTGGTTTGACAGGCTCGGGGATTACTACGACCGGAAGTTCGGTCCGGACTGGAAGGAAGCCGACAAGGACATCTGGGACATGATCAAGTACGGGGCATAG
- a CDS encoding putative Extracellular solute-binding protein, family 7 (Evidence 3 : Putative function from multiple computational evidences), producing the protein MRRAVRFLGMVMCAVLIGGFGGNALAGPVSFKFAHFIPPNEPGAEVGLWIEKELNETAGDLVEAKYFHSTQMGSTIEIVNKVRMGTLQAGFLTSNYAPDLDPKFGIGTLAYCMESYEKWAALLNNDAVREELYTSLLPKGLRVVDTAYFGVYGLVTTKPVNSFDDLKAMKMRTTEARYPVAFWKALGVNPVPMAWGDVFPALKQGVVDGTDQTMNVARLRLTDVTKYFTETKHMLGLFFLVVNEKWYQKLDPKEREVIMGSIHRNFVKAREASMRLTEEAPAALKEKGVTVIALPDAEMAKFKEAQMQVWKQFEPEIGAEWLNKIKDLTKGM; encoded by the coding sequence ATGAGGAGAGCAGTTCGTTTTTTGGGAATGGTCATGTGTGCGGTTTTGATCGGGGGCTTTGGCGGCAACGCGCTGGCCGGTCCGGTATCCTTCAAGTTCGCTCATTTCATCCCGCCGAACGAACCCGGGGCCGAGGTCGGGTTGTGGATCGAAAAGGAACTGAATGAAACGGCCGGAGATCTGGTCGAGGCGAAATATTTTCACAGCACCCAGATGGGAAGCACGATCGAGATCGTGAACAAGGTGCGGATGGGCACCCTTCAGGCAGGCTTCCTGACCAGCAATTACGCGCCTGACCTGGACCCGAAATTCGGCATCGGCACGCTGGCCTACTGCATGGAATCCTATGAAAAGTGGGCTGCGCTCCTGAACAATGATGCGGTTCGTGAGGAGCTATACACCAGTCTGCTGCCGAAGGGTTTACGGGTCGTGGATACGGCGTATTTCGGCGTCTATGGGCTCGTCACCACCAAGCCCGTCAATTCCTTCGACGATTTGAAAGCTATGAAGATGCGCACCACAGAGGCCCGCTATCCGGTGGCCTTCTGGAAGGCCCTTGGCGTCAACCCCGTTCCCATGGCTTGGGGCGACGTCTTTCCGGCCCTGAAGCAAGGGGTCGTGGATGGCACGGACCAGACGATGAACGTCGCCCGCCTGCGGCTGACCGACGTAACCAAGTACTTTACGGAGACCAAGCACATGCTCGGGCTTTTTTTCCTGGTCGTGAACGAGAAGTGGTACCAGAAGCTGGATCCGAAGGAGCGCGAGGTCATTATGGGCAGCATCCATCGGAACTTCGTCAAGGCCCGGGAGGCCAGCATGCGCTTGACCGAGGAGGCGCCGGCGGCGCTGAAGGAGAAGGGCGTGACAGTGATTGCCCTGCCGGATGCCGAGATGGCCAAGTTCAAAGAGGCCCAGATGCAGGTCTGGAAGCAGTTCGAACCTGAAATCGGCGCCGAGTGGCTGAACAAGATCAAAGATCTGACCAAGGGAATGTAA
- a CDS encoding Tripartite ATP-independent periplasmic transporter DctQ component translates to MKRLGTFLGWLENGCIFLCFSVTLTILSISILSRYVFRRPLSWPDELTTYLFILMTFMGACASVKWGSELKVNALYERFPQWHFGLDLILNLVRLLACILFVVLGIKFVVIAFDMQTFSPILRIPVYLIFCMLPFFGFVMGLRTVECLVNLFKGR, encoded by the coding sequence ATGAAGAGACTCGGAACGTTTCTTGGCTGGCTCGAAAACGGGTGCATATTCCTCTGCTTTTCGGTCACCCTCACCATCCTGAGCATCAGCATCCTGAGCCGCTATGTCTTCCGGCGGCCCCTTTCCTGGCCTGACGAGCTGACCACCTACCTGTTCATCCTGATGACTTTCATGGGCGCGTGTGCGTCCGTGAAATGGGGTTCGGAGCTCAAGGTCAACGCCCTCTATGAACGATTTCCGCAATGGCACTTCGGCCTGGACCTCATCCTGAACCTGGTTCGACTCCTGGCCTGCATCCTCTTCGTCGTGCTCGGGATCAAGTTCGTCGTCATTGCTTTCGATATGCAGACCTTTTCCCCCATTCTGCGCATCCCGGTCTATCTGATCTTCTGTATGCTCCCGTTTTTCGGTTTCGTCATGGGTCTTCGGACCGTGGAATGCCTAGTCAACCTTTTCAAAGGGAGA